In Archocentrus centrarchus isolate MPI-CPG fArcCen1 chromosome 24, fArcCen1, whole genome shotgun sequence, one DNA window encodes the following:
- the LOC115774386 gene encoding adenylate cyclase type 8 produces the protein MVTFADTMQVSPVGLHELPCLTATMSPGLRRKRMLWQSAVKHIIMQQELSAQLGVEPARKIFVTDAYIEEINRQIRSKASRGVTKRRSSTFRVQPVVRESTRTHGSTGGAFNDYSSDADFFVHWGRTVCGVYIPTLLHTFKSHDLEKLYQQHSSTQRRNSLAITNVIDVVAKLHILVLYLALAPDASTDTLRGCLTGMFMALATVLCITVLTQKDSMSPQWLHYAGLTSWLSQTTQVLGGLVYGLEKDPSWYLLFTLFATYTLLPLPLLWAICAGSLTSILHILVEIVCCYSDALLLRKVFARGLLYLGMNTAGLFIHYLTDHAQRQAFLETRRCIEGRLKLEQENQRQERLVLSILPRFVALEMIADMSAMENDLNPQEFHKIYIHQYKDVSILFADIKGFTLLSMNLSAQDLVRTLNELFGRFDRLADEHHCLRIKILGDCYYCVSGVPEPQRAHARYCVEMGLAMINTIRYVRKQLKFDMDMRIGIHSGSVLCGVLGLQKWQFDVWSWDVGIANMLEAGGIPGRIHISRATLDCLEGTYKTEDGHGRDRNAFLRKYNIDTFLICPQEDRDKLDHIELPKAQQPIQTWNPCVPFRTVVDMNSILAAFTNGSMPSLWQSNSREINKRIKHAIELRSSERMHKEHITLLTLVFKDSNIEDKFSQMRDEMFNSNLVCAFILLLFLMAAQALIPAPRLFPAVLQFSVFLLANMLLLLVAFAEEFKWTPASLQHFCCWIHENNSARNLFTLIAIFINFGLASTDMVWCILTNTGEADIVDKTTTGSCPLTVCIYPEIFVLSGVIAMVTCAVFLRLNSLLKLAMLLLAVAVYSYLSHLAFVSITRHDTLHRSHYVRRSGISVLLMAMFIVAIFYNGRQWEATARLDFLWRLQAQQEVADMRELREHNECLLYNILPVHVAQHFLDRSKHDEDLYSQSYDEVGVMFASIAGFDEYFEEKEMKHEGVECLRLLNEIIAGFDELFEEPYFHHVEKIKTIGSCYMAASGLAPDKQTSMDEWNHLSELVLFALAMQETLKEIIRHSTQNFQLRVGIAHGPVVAGVIGATKPQYDIWGATVNLASRMDSTGVSGRIQVPEATRRILTEWGFVLQLRGEIFVKGVSEHQGKVRTYFISTMRSKMANNGTDGCLGGRTGGRMTLAEVVFSLVQARQKEKMRESSTRFNRTPSRLQR, from the exons ATGGTGACCTTTGCTGACACGATGCAGGTCTCCCCCGTGGGGCTGCATGAGCTGCCCTGTCTAACCGCCACCATGTCCCCTGGCCTGCGGCGGAAAAGGATGCTGTGGCAGAGCGCAGTAAAACACATCATTATGCAGCAGGAGCTCAGTGCCCAG TTGGGTGTTGAACCAGCACGCAAAATCTTTGTGACAGATGCCTACATAGAGGAGATCAACAGGCAAATCCGCAGCAAAGCTTCACGTGGGGTCACAAAGCGCCGCTCTtccacattcagagtccagcccgTGGTCCGTGAATCCACCAGAACACACGGCAGTACCGGGGGTGCTTTTAACGACTACTCCAGCGACGCCGACTTCTTTGTCCACTGGGGTCGAACCGTTTGTGGCGTCTACATACCCACGCTTTTGCACACCTTCAAGTCCCATGACCTAGAGAAACTCTACCAGCAGCACTCGTCTACCCAAAGACGTAACTCTCTGGCCATCACCAATGTGATAGATGTGGTGGCCAAGCTACACATATTGGTTCTGTACCTGGCGTTGGCGCCAGATGCTTCCACAGACACTTTGCGTGGCTGCCTGACAGGCATGTTCATGGCCTTAGCCACAGTTCTGTGTATCACGGTGTTGACCCAGAAAGACTCCATGTCCCCACAGTGGCTTCACTACGCCGGCCTCACCAGCTGGTTGTCGCAGACCACGCAGGTGCTGGGGGGGCTGGTGTACGGACTGGAAAAAGACCCATCGTGGTAcctcttatttactttgtttgcAACATACACACTGCTGCCATTACCTCTGCTGTGGGCCATATGTGCGGGCTCCCTCACCTCAATACTGCACATTCTGGTGGAGATAGTGTGCTGCTACAGTGATGCTTTGCTTCTGAGAAAG GTGTTTGCCAGAGGCCTGCTGTACTTGGGGATGAACACAGCTGGTTTGTTCATTCACTACCTGACAGACCACGCCCAGCGCCAGGCTTTCCTGGAGACGCGACGCTGCATCGAGGGACGCCTCAAATTAGAGCAAGAGAACCAGAGACAG GAGCGCCTAGTTCTGTCCATCCTTCCTCGCTTTGTTGCCTTGGAGATGATTGCTGACATGAGTGCTATGGAAAATGATCTAAACCCTCAAGAGTTTCACAAGATCTATATCCACCAGTACAAAGACgtcag CATCCTTTTTGCAGACATCAAGGGCTTCACTTTGTTGTCTATGAACCTGTCGGCCCAGGATCTGGTTCGAACCCTCAATGAGCTCTTTGGACGCTTTGACCGACTGGCAGAC GAGCACCACTGCTTACGGATAAAGATACTGGGAGACTGTTACTACTGTGTTTCAGGGGTTCCTGAGCCACAGCGTGCCCACGCCCGTTATTGTGTTGAGATGGGCCTGGCTATGATCAACACTATACG GTATGTACGGAAGCAACTGAAGTTCGACATGGACATGAGGATTGGTATCCACTCGGGCTCTGTCCTCTGTGGGGTGTTGGGTCTGCAGAAATGGCAGTTTGATGTCTGGTCCTGGGATGTGGGCATTGCCAACATGTTGGAAGCCGGGGGCATACCTGG ACGCATTCACATCTCAAGGGCAACTCTGGATTGTCTAGAAGGCACCTACAAGACAGAGGATGGCCATGGCCGTGACAGGAATGCTTTCCTACGAAAATATAACATCGACACGTTCCTCATCTGCCCTCAGGAGGACAGGGACAAACTTGACCACATTGAGCTCCCCAAAGCCCAACAACCAATTCAAACCTGGAATCCATGTGTACCTTTCAGGACTGTAGTTGACATGAACAGT aTTCTAGCTGCCTTCACAAATGGCTCAATGCCCAGCCTTTGGCAGTCCAACTCCAGAGAGATTAACAAACGCATCAAACATGCTATTGAGCTTCGAAGCAGTGAGCGTATGCACAAAGAGCACATCACACTACTGACCCTTGTCTTCAAGGACTCAAACATCGAGGACAAG TTTTCCCAGATGAGAGACGAAATGTTCAACTCCAACCTGGTCTGCGCCTTCATCTTGCTTCTGTTTCTCATGGCTGCCCAGGCCCTCATCCCTGCCCCCAG GCTGTTTCCGGCGGTCCTCCAGTTTTCAGTCTTCCTGCTTGCCAACATGCTGCTGCTCTTGGTTGCCTTTGCTGAAGAGTTCAAGTGGActcctgcatcactgcagcactTCTGTTGCTGGATCCACGAAAACAACAGTGCCCGCAATCTGTTTACCCTTATAGCGATCTTCATCAACTTTGGCTTAGCCTCTACTGACATG GTGTGGTGCATCCTCACGAACACAGGAGAGGCTGACATAGTGGACAAGACCACCACAGGCTCATGTCCACTCACCGTCTGCATTTACCCTGAG atttttgtgtTGAGTGGCGTGATTGCcatggtgacttgtgcagtgTTTCTGCGTCTTAACTCTCTGCTGAAGCTGgcgatgctgctgctggcagtgGCCGTCTACTCCTATCTCAGCCACCTGGCATTCGTCTCAATCACACGCCACGATACACTGCACAG GTCTCACTATGTCAGAAGAAGTGGAATTTCCGTCCTTCTCATGGCCATGTTTATTGTTGCCATCTTCTACAATGGACGCCAG TGGGAGGCAACTGCCAGACTGGACTTCCTGTGGCGTTTGCAGGCCCAGCAGGAGGTGGCAGACATGAGGGAGTTGCGGGAACACAATGAGTGTTTGCTTTACAACATCCTACCAGTTCATGTAGCTCAACATTTCCTGGACCGGAGCAAGCATGACGAG GATCTTTACTCCCAGTCCTACGATGAAGTGGGCGTTATGTTTGCCTCCATCGCTGGGTTCGATGAGTACTTTGAggagaaagaaatgaaacatgaagGAGTGGAATGCCTCCGCCTGCTCAATGAGATAATTGCCGGGTTTGATGAG CTGTTTGAGGAGCCGTATTTTCACCATGTGGAGAAGATTAAGACAATTGGGAGCTGCTACATGGCGGCATCAGGTTTAGCTCCAGATAAACAG ACATCGATGGATGAATGGAACCACCTGAGTGAGCTGGTTTTGTTTGCACTGGCAATGCAAGAGACCTTGAAAGAGATTATTAGGCACTCCACCCAAAACTTTCAGCTGCGTGTGG GCATTGCCCATGGACCCGTGGTTGCAGGGGTGATCGGTGCCACCAAACCGCAGTATGATATCTGGGGAGCGACAGTGAACTTAGCCAGCCGCATGGACAGCACAGGTGTGAGCGGACGCATCCAAGTACCTGAGGCCACCCGCAGGATTTTAACCGAATGGGGCTTTGTCCTGCAGCTGCGTGGAGAAATATTTGTCAAGGGG GTAAGCGAGCACCAGGGGAAAGTCCGTACCTATTTCATCAGTACCATGCGCAGTAAGATGGCCAACAACGGGACAGATGGCTGCCTGGGGGGGCGGACAGGAGGACGCATGACGCTGGCAGAGGTAGTGTTCAGTCTCGTCCAGGCCAGACAAAAGGAGAAGATGAGAGAGAGCAGCACGAGGTTTAACCGGACTCCCTCCAGACTGCAGCGCTGA